The Nitrososphaerota archaeon genome includes a window with the following:
- a CDS encoding Glu/Leu/Phe/Val dehydrogenase encodes MEAAPNPFQSALKQLDIAADLLKMDPDIYQMLKEPKRVVTVAVPVRMDSGEIATYVGYRVQHNDARGPYKGGIRYHPEVSLDEVKALAFWMTWKCGVVDIPFGGAKGGVVCNPKEMSRGEKERLTRRYTSMIAPIMGPYIDIPAPDVYTDAQTMAWIMDTYSQLAGRPEPACVTGKPVGLGGSEGRAEATGLGAAICAREAAKILGLELRDVTVAIQGFGNVGSHAAFALAEMGCKIVALSDSRGGIFSRKGINPLAALRYKEKTGSVVGLSGCEEITNEEILELECDILLPAALENVITSSNASRIKARIVVEGANGPTTPEADRILFDNKVFVVPDILANAGGVTVSYYEWVQNLNRDHWSLAEVKRKLEEKMISAFKTVYETSLKHNIDMRAAALMVGVGRVAEAIKMRGIWP; translated from the coding sequence TTGGAAGCCGCACCTAACCCTTTCCAATCAGCGCTGAAGCAGTTGGATATAGCTGCAGACCTCTTAAAGATGGATCCTGACATATATCAGATGCTCAAAGAGCCGAAGAGAGTGGTTACGGTTGCTGTGCCTGTGCGTATGGATAGCGGGGAAATAGCAACATATGTTGGCTACAGGGTTCAGCATAATGATGCGAGAGGTCCCTATAAGGGCGGCATAAGATATCATCCTGAAGTCTCGTTGGATGAGGTTAAGGCATTAGCGTTCTGGATGACTTGGAAGTGTGGTGTAGTGGATATACCGTTTGGCGGCGCGAAAGGTGGTGTTGTCTGCAACCCGAAGGAGATGTCACGTGGAGAAAAAGAAAGGTTGACTAGAAGATACACAAGCATGATAGCACCTATTATGGGACCCTACATAGACATCCCAGCACCAGACGTCTACACCGACGCTCAGACAATGGCTTGGATCATGGATACCTACAGCCAGCTCGCAGGTCGCCCTGAACCTGCGTGCGTCACCGGTAAACCTGTTGGTTTAGGCGGCTCAGAGGGTAGGGCAGAGGCAACCGGATTGGGTGCAGCCATATGTGCGCGTGAGGCTGCCAAGATCTTGGGTCTTGAGCTTAGAGATGTTACGGTTGCGATTCAAGGGTTCGGTAACGTAGGTTCTCACGCAGCCTTTGCCTTAGCTGAGATGGGTTGTAAAATAGTTGCGTTGAGCGATTCACGTGGCGGTATATTTTCACGAAAGGGGATAAATCCGCTCGCAGCCTTAAGATATAAGGAGAAGACAGGCAGCGTAGTTGGCTTATCAGGTTGTGAAGAAATAACTAATGAAGAGATCTTAGAGCTTGAATGTGACATTCTGCTACCAGCTGCCTTGGAGAACGTTATCACATCCTCTAATGCGAGCAGAATCAAGGCGCGGATCGTGGTTGAGGGCGCTAATGGACCAACAACGCCTGAAGCAGATAGAATATTGTTTGATAATAAGGTCTTTGTGGTCCCGGATATACTGGCAAACGCTGGTGGCGTAACTGTGAGCTACTATGAGTGGGTTCAGAACCTTAATAGGGATCACTGGTCGCTTGCTGAGGTTAAGAGGAAGTTGGAGGAGAAGATGATATCAGCCTTCAAAACCGTCTACGAAACATCGCTCAAGCATAACATCGACATGAGGGCAGCCGCACTGATGGTCGGTGTAGGAAGGGTAGCTGAAGCCATAAAGATGCGGGGGATCTGGCCTTAA